The sequence below is a genomic window from Humulus lupulus chromosome 3, drHumLupu1.1, whole genome shotgun sequence.
aaTGAAACTTATCTTGTTGTTTATATTTAGGGCGGTAAAGCAACAACAAGTGAGGGGCAGTCCCACAATATTCCACAATCCAACAATATTCCTTCTCCTAAGGTAAATCTTCAAAttgttttctttccttttaaggaaacatatacaaaaattacTATACTGTCTTGAAATTGCAGAGTGTTGGAATTAAAAATGGCCATAACTTTACAAAAGCAAGGAATTCTTGCTACTTGCTCGATTGGTCAGATGCAATTATTGCTGAAGGCcattgggattctagtgatccagacTTAGAGGTGCACAGAATTCCTCTTGGACCAGATTTTATGcgtgtatgggttgatgttgctgtTGTGCCTAGTGCTTATTTATTTTGTCCTAACTATGCGATGCTTACTATACGAGAAGCTGTTGGTtcaacagttgcatggccttctcaaaaggttattccatgaggtatttatttggttatttgattatataaatgcTTGTTCAACATTAACCGATATGCAATCCAAGATTATGATAGTATTATTTGATTGATTTGATAGGGAAGATGAGAAAGACAAAATGATAACGGGgccaatttgaattaatattatgcaccatttaattaaagttctaaggttacttgagtatagatagttgtagtaatgtgtgtaatataataacttgtttattattcaaactcaattattgtaaatttggttgtgtgtcatgatattattgactattttagatgaatgatatgatatttcatgacctcattagtttttcttttatgttttatttaccagattcaacaagtgaagtgcaaaagaaaatttgatttggaaggctttggtgtgctgacatttggaagatcatgaattcctacatttacttttgaatatgcaactgtttaaggctattttgttgactattgtgataatattttgtttatgttaattaggcagtgttgaatatcttaagacttttagATTGTTTttaagataatcttgaatgtattttgacacaattatttggttatatgtgttatgaaccatatacttggtactcaaaaatatatttgtacaatgttaagggtgtcttaagtatattaaatgaaacgagtttgaattaaagcaataaaaaatgGTTATAATGTataggtttatataataataattcaagcttatccaaatattaaaataatacaaaaaaatgtgttattgtatcttttacaataacactggtttataagcataaactTATGTTATGCAAgctattttctataatgcagaaagtgtgttattataaagtgtatcataacactactttataagtacaaaaaagtgttatataatctatttataaatttcataatgaaatacttatctaactattaaaataacacaacaaaagtgttattgtagactataccataacacatgtctataactatggaaaagtgttatgcaaagtgttCTGATctactataacaccgctttccttaacacatgaaaaaatgttatggtatatatttgataatactttttcagtcttattgaaagtattttttcttgtagtgaggcttaaaatttaaaccatggcttttaaaa
It includes:
- the LOC133821235 gene encoding uncharacterized protein LOC133821235 — protein: MTKQTEWGKVTRIDAFRRAHTKKNGEPINQTISEVFGGKATTSEGQSHNIPQSNNIPSPKSVGIKNGHNFTKARNSCYLLDWSDAIIAEGHWDSSDPDLEVHRIPLGPDFMRVWVDVAVVPSAYLFCPNYAMLTIREAVGSTVAWPSQKVIP